The Streptomyces sp. NBC_00440 genome contains a region encoding:
- a CDS encoding NtaA/DmoA family FMN-dependent monooxygenase (This protein belongs to a clade of FMN-dependent monooxygenases, within a broader family of flavin-dependent oxidoreductases, the luciferase-like monooxygenase (LMM) family, some of whose members use coenzyme F420 rather than FMN.), with amino-acid sequence MSDTQKQIHLAAHFPGVNNTTVWSDPEAGSQIDFASFSHFARTAERARFDFLFLAEGLRLREQGGEIYDLDVVGRPDTFTVLAALAAVTDRIGLAGTINSTFNEPYEVARQFASLDHLSAGRAAWNVVTSWDAFTGENFRRGGFLAEADRYTRAEQFLRTAWELFDSWAPDEVVADPESGRFLRTPDAGTFAHRDQHFDIAGRFNVPRSPQGRPVIFQAGDSDQGREFAAATADAIFSRHSAPEAGRVFYQDVKGRLARHGRTPDELLILPAATFVLGDTDAEAAERAHEVRRSQVSGQTAIKFLEHVWNRDLSGYDPDGPLPDIDPDPGEHTVARGRASVRMVRDPLATASEWRQRAKAEGLSIRELVIETSARQTFIGSPATVAAAVNAAVQSEVSDGFILAPHLVPGGLDEFADTVVPLLQERGVFRTEYEGRTLRDHLGLRTPGV; translated from the coding sequence ATGAGCGACACCCAGAAGCAGATCCACCTCGCGGCCCACTTCCCCGGGGTCAACAACACCACGGTCTGGAGCGATCCGGAGGCGGGCAGCCAGATCGACTTCGCCTCCTTCAGCCATTTCGCGCGCACCGCGGAGCGGGCCAGGTTCGACTTCCTGTTCCTGGCCGAAGGGCTGCGGCTGCGGGAACAGGGCGGCGAGATCTACGACCTGGACGTGGTCGGCCGCCCGGACACCTTCACGGTGCTGGCCGCGCTGGCCGCGGTGACGGACCGGATCGGGCTGGCCGGCACGATCAACTCCACCTTCAACGAACCGTACGAGGTGGCACGGCAGTTCGCATCCCTGGACCATCTGTCGGCCGGCCGGGCCGCGTGGAATGTCGTCACCTCCTGGGACGCCTTCACCGGGGAGAACTTCCGGCGCGGCGGATTCCTCGCGGAGGCGGACCGCTACACCCGCGCCGAGCAGTTCCTCCGTACCGCCTGGGAGCTGTTCGACTCCTGGGCACCGGACGAGGTCGTGGCCGACCCGGAGAGCGGGCGGTTCCTGCGGACGCCGGACGCCGGTACGTTCGCCCACCGCGACCAGCACTTCGACATCGCGGGCCGGTTCAATGTGCCGCGCTCCCCGCAGGGCAGGCCGGTGATCTTCCAGGCGGGCGACTCGGACCAGGGACGGGAGTTCGCGGCGGCGACCGCGGACGCGATCTTCAGCAGGCACTCGGCGCCGGAGGCGGGCCGCGTCTTCTACCAGGACGTGAAGGGGCGGCTGGCCCGGCACGGACGGACACCGGACGAGCTGCTGATCCTGCCCGCTGCCACCTTCGTACTGGGTGACACCGACGCCGAGGCGGCGGAGCGCGCCCACGAGGTGCGGCGCAGCCAGGTCAGCGGGCAGACGGCGATCAAGTTCCTGGAACACGTGTGGAACCGGGACCTGTCCGGCTACGACCCCGACGGGCCGCTGCCCGACATCGACCCCGACCCGGGTGAGCACACGGTGGCGCGGGGCCGGGCGAGCGTACGGATGGTGCGTGATCCGCTGGCCACGGCGTCCGAGTGGCGGCAGCGGGCGAAGGCGGAGGGGCTGTCCATCCGGGAGCTGGTCATCGAGACCAGCGCCCGGCAGACCTTCATCGGCTCACCCGCCACGGTCGCCGCCGCGGTGAACGCCGCCGTGCAGAGCGAGGTCTCCGACGGCTTCATCCTGGCCCCTCATCTGGTCCCCGGCGGCCTGGACGAGTTCGCCGACACGGTGGTGCCACTGCTCCA
- a CDS encoding LLM class flavin-dependent oxidoreductase — MSPSPPSPPAPPAPLHLAVALDGAGWHPASWRDPRSRPDGLFTAGYWLDAVQEAERGLIDFVTFEDALSLQSTDPAGDDRRTDQVRGRLDAVLTAAAVAPLTRHIGLVPTAVVTHSEPFHLAKAIATLDHVSTGRAGVRVRVSASAHEAAHFGRRSLPEFRPEDIGLPGAQEPARELFGEAADYVEVLRRLWDSWEDDAEIRDTATGRFIDRAKLHYIDFEGDRFSVRGPSITPRSPQGQPLVTALAHASVPYGLVASSADVGYVTPHDAAGARAVTDEILAARDAAGRGGETVHVFGDLVVFLDETAAAAKARRQRLDETAGAPLTSDAEVFTGTPAELAGLLIDWQRAGLTGYRLRPAVTGHDLPAITRGLVPELQSRGAFRRAYQAGTLRGLLGLPRPAGRYARVRAGGQS, encoded by the coding sequence ATGTCTCCCTCTCCCCCTTCTCCTCCCGCGCCTCCTGCACCACTGCACCTCGCCGTGGCGCTGGACGGCGCGGGCTGGCACCCCGCGTCCTGGCGCGACCCCCGGTCCCGCCCGGACGGACTCTTCACCGCCGGGTACTGGCTGGACGCCGTACAGGAAGCCGAACGAGGCCTCATCGACTTCGTGACCTTCGAGGACGCGCTGTCCCTCCAGTCCACCGATCCGGCCGGTGACGACCGGCGTACCGACCAGGTGCGCGGCCGGCTGGACGCGGTACTGACCGCCGCCGCCGTGGCGCCGCTGACCCGGCACATCGGGCTCGTACCGACCGCGGTGGTCACCCACAGCGAGCCGTTCCACCTCGCGAAGGCCATCGCGACGCTGGACCACGTGAGCACGGGGCGCGCAGGCGTCCGGGTGCGGGTCTCCGCTTCGGCGCACGAGGCCGCGCACTTCGGGCGGCGGAGCCTGCCGGAGTTCCGGCCGGAGGACATCGGGCTGCCGGGGGCGCAGGAGCCGGCCCGCGAACTGTTCGGCGAGGCCGCCGACTACGTCGAGGTGCTCCGCAGGCTCTGGGACAGCTGGGAGGACGACGCCGAGATACGGGACACGGCCACCGGGCGGTTCATCGACCGCGCGAAGCTGCACTACATCGACTTCGAGGGCGACCGGTTCAGCGTCAGGGGCCCGTCCATCACGCCGCGCTCGCCGCAGGGCCAGCCGCTGGTGACCGCACTCGCCCACGCGTCCGTTCCCTACGGGCTCGTGGCGAGCTCGGCGGACGTCGGGTACGTCACCCCGCACGACGCCGCGGGCGCACGGGCCGTCACCGACGAGATCCTGGCCGCCCGGGACGCGGCCGGGCGAGGTGGGGAGACCGTCCACGTCTTCGGGGACCTGGTGGTCTTCCTGGACGAGACCGCTGCCGCCGCGAAGGCTCGCAGGCAGCGGCTCGACGAGACGGCCGGTGCCCCGCTGACCAGCGACGCGGAGGTGTTCACCGGCACTCCGGCCGAACTCGCCGGCCTCCTCATCGACTGGCAGCGCGCGGGCCTGACCGGATACCGGCTGCGCCCCGCCGTCACCGGCCACGATCTGCCCGCCATCACCCGGGGCCTGGTCCCCGAACTCCAGAGCCGGGGCGCCTTCCGCCGCGCCTACCAGGCCGGCACGCTGCGCGGGCTGCTCGGCCTGCCCCGGCCCGCCGGCCGCTACGCCCGGGTCCGGGCCGGAGGACAGTCATGA
- a CDS encoding transporter substrate-binding domain-containing protein produces the protein MPRRTPLSALAAAATVLALTAGLSACGSSGSNGAGSPDAAAKGSVVIGAVSNGAAKETTLHVPEVAAIRSQLPKSVTADGKLTIGLGMLPAGSAPLGYVGDDQKTVTGSEPDLGRLVASVLGLRPDVKNSTWENLFVGIDSGRTEAGFSNITDTEERKKKYDFACYREDNLGFEVRKDSSWNFDGTYESLAGRTVAVGAGTNQEKLLLEWRGKLAAEGKKLTVKYYQESNSTYLALNSKKIDAYFGPNPSLSYHITRTASTPQATRSAGTFSGAGASLRGLICATAKKGSGLAKPLAEAVNYLIEHGQYAKWLRAWNLGNEAVKSAEVNPPGLPVTNS, from the coding sequence ATGCCCAGGAGAACACCGCTGTCCGCTCTCGCCGCGGCCGCCACCGTCCTCGCTCTGACCGCCGGACTCAGCGCCTGCGGCAGCAGTGGCAGCAATGGGGCGGGCTCGCCGGACGCAGCCGCCAAGGGGTCGGTGGTCATCGGCGCAGTCTCGAACGGGGCCGCCAAGGAGACCACCCTCCATGTTCCCGAAGTGGCCGCCATCCGGTCGCAGCTGCCCAAGTCCGTTACCGCGGACGGGAAGCTGACCATCGGCCTGGGCATGCTCCCCGCCGGGTCGGCGCCGCTGGGGTACGTCGGCGACGACCAGAAGACCGTGACCGGGTCCGAGCCCGATCTCGGCCGGCTGGTCGCATCGGTCCTCGGCCTCCGGCCCGACGTGAAGAACTCGACCTGGGAGAACCTGTTCGTCGGGATCGACAGCGGGCGCACCGAGGCGGGCTTCTCCAACATCACGGACACGGAGGAGCGGAAGAAGAAGTACGACTTCGCTTGCTACCGCGAGGACAACCTCGGCTTCGAGGTGCGCAAGGACTCCAGCTGGAACTTCGACGGCACCTACGAGAGCCTCGCGGGCAGGACGGTCGCGGTAGGAGCGGGCACCAACCAGGAGAAGCTGCTGCTCGAATGGCGGGGCAAGCTGGCGGCCGAGGGCAAGAAGCTGACGGTGAAGTACTACCAGGAGAGCAACAGCACCTATCTGGCGCTCAATTCGAAGAAGATCGACGCGTACTTCGGCCCGAACCCGAGCCTCTCGTACCACATCACCCGTACCGCATCGACCCCGCAGGCGACCCGCAGCGCAGGCACGTTCTCGGGTGCCGGGGCCTCGTTGCGGGGGCTGATCTGCGCGACCGCCAAGAAGGGCAGCGGCCTCGCGAAGCCGCTGGCCGAAGCCGTCAACTACCTGATCGAGCACGGTCAGTACGCCAAGTGGCTCCGGGCGTGGAATCTCGGCAACGAGGCCGTGAAGAGCGCCGAGGTCAACCCGCCAGGCCTGCCGGTCACCAACTCCTGA
- a CDS encoding amino acid ABC transporter permease, whose amino-acid sequence MPETSAPPDEPVTAGPSPVPPGQPPAGSVAGPDGPVRDPHLAAERVLPLRHPWRWVLTAVVLVLVAQFVHGLVSNPFYQWGRFSYWFFRPVVLQGLVITLEAAALSAVAGLVGGVVLALCRLSPNPLLRSVSWVYIWALRSVPLIVVLLFLYNFSALYRTLSLGIPFGPAFFRFDESHLATDMVVAVVGLSLNEAAYAAEVVRSGMLSVDRGQHEAASALGLPRWFQFRRIVFPQALRVIVPTYVNQLIGLVKSTSLVFYVSLLDLFGTVQSLGSTYPGDVVPLLLVATFWYIVLTSAVSAVQFSVERHYSRGALRTMPPTPLQKVRSGIRSARARIAIGAGI is encoded by the coding sequence ATGCCCGAGACGTCCGCGCCCCCTGACGAGCCGGTGACCGCCGGCCCGTCGCCCGTTCCACCCGGACAGCCTCCGGCCGGTTCTGTTGCCGGGCCCGACGGCCCGGTGCGCGATCCGCACCTCGCCGCCGAGCGGGTGCTGCCACTGCGCCACCCCTGGCGCTGGGTGCTGACGGCTGTGGTCCTGGTCCTGGTCGCCCAGTTCGTCCACGGGCTGGTGAGCAACCCGTTCTACCAGTGGGGCCGGTTCTCGTACTGGTTCTTCCGGCCGGTGGTGCTCCAAGGACTGGTGATCACCCTGGAGGCCGCGGCGCTCAGCGCTGTGGCCGGGCTCGTCGGCGGGGTGGTCCTCGCGCTCTGCAGGCTCTCCCCCAATCCGCTGCTCAGGTCGGTCTCCTGGGTCTATATCTGGGCGCTGCGCTCCGTGCCGCTGATCGTCGTGCTGCTGTTCCTGTACAACTTCAGCGCGCTGTACCGGACGCTGAGCCTCGGCATCCCCTTCGGGCCCGCCTTCTTCCGGTTCGACGAGTCCCATCTCGCCACGGACATGGTGGTGGCCGTCGTCGGCCTGAGCCTCAACGAGGCCGCGTACGCCGCCGAAGTGGTCAGGTCCGGCATGCTCTCCGTCGACCGTGGGCAGCACGAGGCGGCGTCGGCCCTCGGACTGCCGCGCTGGTTCCAGTTCCGCCGCATCGTGTTCCCGCAGGCCCTGCGGGTCATCGTGCCCACCTACGTCAACCAGTTGATCGGCCTGGTCAAGAGCACATCACTGGTCTTCTACGTATCCCTGCTCGACCTCTTCGGCACCGTCCAGAGCCTGGGCAGCACCTACCCGGGGGACGTCGTGCCGCTCCTGCTCGTGGCCACCTTCTGGTACATCGTCCTGACGAGCGCGGTCTCGGCCGTGCAGTTCTCTGTGGAGCGCCACTACTCACGGGGCGCACTGCGCACCATGCCCCCCACGCCGCTGCAGAAGGTCCGGTCCGGGATCCGCAGTGCCCGTGCCCGGATCGCGATCGGAGCGGGCATATGA